The following are encoded in a window of Bordetella genomosp. 10 genomic DNA:
- a CDS encoding META domain-containing protein has product MPFPFPPRRVAVAAVAAGAVVLAAVLSACSTTTGHAQARGAAAAQAATTSDSLAETTWDLVTWTNADGGAMAVPGGNGNPPVGLAFLTQNHDYRVAGFSGCNRYMGAYRLQGGKLSITVPAASRMGCPSDQLAGFETAYLKALGHISTFTLDSGGAPRKMTLNLQDGGVMTFKRGEDVPTKL; this is encoded by the coding sequence ATGCCGTTCCCCTTCCCGCCGCGCCGTGTGGCTGTCGCCGCCGTTGCCGCCGGCGCCGTCGTCCTGGCCGCCGTCCTGTCCGCTTGCTCCACCACCACGGGCCATGCCCAGGCTAGGGGCGCGGCGGCGGCGCAGGCCGCCACCACTTCAGATTCCCTGGCCGAGACCACGTGGGACCTGGTGACCTGGACGAACGCGGACGGCGGCGCCATGGCCGTGCCCGGCGGCAACGGCAACCCGCCGGTCGGCCTGGCCTTCCTGACGCAGAACCATGATTACCGGGTCGCCGGTTTCTCCGGCTGCAACCGCTACATGGGCGCCTATCGCCTGCAGGGCGGGAAGTTGTCCATTACCGTGCCGGCCGCTTCCCGCATGGGCTGCCCGTCGGATCAACTGGCCGGCTTCGAGACCGCCTACCTGAAGGCGCTCGGCCACATCTCCACCTTCACGCTGGACAGCGGCGGCGCGCCGCGCAAGATGACGCTGAACCTGCAGGACGGCGGCGTCATGACCTTCAAGCGCGGCGAGGACGTGCCGACGAAGCTTTGA
- a CDS encoding ATP-binding protein, translating into MLRRFFTTTLGQIVAIIACSSVATFALFACVFFYVGAPPDPPWPWPEAYRISSVANVLHKARPADRPALMAAAQTQDMSLRFVDFPQPCQATNLDTREMENILRENIQDAGTLMVLGCDTASPPSRFQVLMPFDGRVLEIRADRVSRVPRRFTFPFLTALAFLCIGVVAMSAWAVWRVIRPLRRLSEKADAFGHDVAVAPLEAQGPLEVRRAAQAFNRMQERIAGFVQSRTRMLAAISHDLRTPLTRMRLQVETGREETMRPRLLRDITLMQTMVDSALSFLSSGLDKEAREWLDVGALLSTLCDEYEEGGARIRYDGQADVRLYCRPNAMQRACANLIENALAYGDSAVVDAVREQGEVVITVSDDGPGIPAQRLQDVTEPFVRLDPARAQRPGSVGLGLSIVAEIVRAHGGTLSLENRRPSGLCARIRMPGDAGGETVAASGSFSAG; encoded by the coding sequence ATGCTGCGCCGCTTTTTCACCACCACCCTGGGCCAGATCGTGGCCATCATCGCGTGCTCGTCGGTGGCGACCTTCGCGTTGTTCGCCTGTGTCTTCTTCTACGTAGGCGCGCCGCCGGATCCGCCCTGGCCCTGGCCCGAGGCCTATCGCATCTCCAGCGTGGCCAACGTGCTGCACAAGGCGCGGCCGGCCGACAGGCCCGCGCTCATGGCGGCGGCGCAGACGCAGGACATGTCCCTGCGTTTCGTGGACTTTCCCCAGCCCTGCCAGGCGACCAACCTGGATACGCGCGAGATGGAGAACATCCTGCGCGAGAATATCCAGGACGCCGGGACGCTGATGGTGCTGGGCTGCGATACCGCTTCGCCGCCGTCCCGATTCCAGGTGCTGATGCCTTTCGACGGCAGGGTGCTGGAGATCCGCGCCGATCGCGTCAGCCGCGTGCCGCGGCGCTTCACCTTTCCCTTCCTCACCGCGCTGGCCTTCCTTTGCATCGGCGTGGTGGCGATGTCGGCCTGGGCGGTGTGGCGCGTGATCCGGCCCTTGCGCCGTCTTTCCGAGAAGGCCGATGCCTTCGGCCACGACGTCGCCGTGGCGCCGCTGGAGGCGCAGGGCCCGCTGGAGGTCCGCCGCGCGGCGCAGGCGTTCAACCGCATGCAGGAGCGCATCGCCGGCTTCGTGCAAAGCCGCACGCGCATGCTGGCCGCCATCAGCCATGACCTGCGCACGCCCCTGACGCGCATGCGCCTGCAAGTGGAAACGGGCCGCGAGGAAACCATGCGGCCGCGCCTGCTGCGCGACATCACGCTGATGCAGACGATGGTGGATTCGGCGCTGTCCTTCCTGAGCAGCGGCCTGGACAAGGAAGCGCGGGAATGGCTGGACGTGGGCGCGCTGTTGTCCACGCTATGCGACGAGTACGAGGAGGGCGGCGCGCGCATCCGCTACGACGGCCAGGCGGACGTGCGCTTGTATTGCCGCCCCAACGCCATGCAGCGCGCCTGCGCCAACCTCATCGAGAATGCCCTGGCCTATGGCGACAGCGCCGTGGTCGACGCGGTGCGCGAGCAGGGCGAGGTGGTCATCACCGTCAGCGACGACGGCCCGGGCATTCCCGCGCAGCGTTTGCAGGACGTCACCGAGCCCTTCGTGCGCCTGGATCCCGCTCGCGCGCAACGGCCCGGCAGCGTCGGCCTGGGACTGTCCATCGTGGCCGAGATCGTGCGCGCGCATGGCGGCACGCTGTCGCTGGAAAATCGCCGGCCCTCCGGCTTGTGCGCGCGCATCCGCATGCCCGGCGACGCCGGCGGCGAGACGGTGGCCGCGTCGGGATCGTTCAGTGCAGGTTGA
- a CDS encoding efflux RND transporter permease subunit, whose product MNPSRLFILRPVATTLLMAALLVVGLVAWRHLPLSALPSVEYATIQVQTFYPGASPDVMTSAVTAPLEDQLGQMAGLRQMSSRSSAGASVITLQFDETIKLDVAEQEVQAAINAANSLLPSDLPAPPVYAKVNPADAPVLTLAVTSPTLPLTTLQTIADTRLGQKISQLPGVGLVSLSGGNKPAIRVRGNIRAMAAYGINPDDLRTTLANINVNAPKGTLDGPRRSYTIDANDQIQDPADYLDTVIAYRNGRPVKLSDVAEVVTGPENTQLGAWSGATPAILLNIQRQPGANVISVVDSIKAKLPAWTAGLPASVHVDVLTDRTTIRASVSDVQFELALAVGLVVMVIFLFLRNLPATFIPSLSVPLSLVGTFAAMYLWSFSLDNLSLMALTIATGFVVDDAIVVIENISRHIEAGKTPLQAALQGSREIGFTIISLTVSLLAVLIPLLFMSDVIGRLFYEFAVTLAVTIVLSAVVSLTLVPMLCAQLLRARPGVEAHGASDPLAGDGWFARVTRGYDRLLAVALDHQRVTLLVALGTMALTALLYFVVPKGFFPVQDTGVIQGITEASQSISYAEMARRQNALAAAVLKDPDVASLSSYIGVDGSNTTLNVGRMQINLRPRGDRDATASEIIRRLQQETADVAGIALHMQPVQDLTVDTQISATQYQFMVDHPSLDTLSQWTPRLVAELRKQPELADVTSDLQASGQAATVEVDRATAARFGITLATIDNALYDNFGQRIISTIFTQSNQMRVIMEIDPKLNQGLKTLDAIYLPSATATNGQVPLSAIAHVTVSRKPIQISHLAQFPATTISFNLAPGASLGAGVDAVKRAEQAIGLPQGFETRFQGATEAFQTSLSNELYLVLAAVLVMYVVLGVLYESFVHPLTILSTLPSAGLGALLAMLCTGADLDIIGIIGIVLLIGIVKKNAIMMIDFALAAEREEGLSPREAIHRACLLRLRPILMTTMAALISAVPLALGSGTGSELRQPLGYAMIGGLAVSQLLTLFTTPAVYLAMDSLALRLRRRGFALRAPQEDAGSARP is encoded by the coding sequence ATGAATCCCTCCCGCCTGTTCATCCTGCGGCCCGTCGCCACCACGCTGCTGATGGCGGCGCTGCTGGTCGTCGGGCTGGTGGCCTGGCGCCACCTGCCGCTCTCGGCCCTGCCCTCGGTCGAATACGCCACCATCCAGGTGCAGACCTTCTATCCCGGCGCCAGCCCGGACGTCATGACGTCGGCCGTCACCGCGCCGCTGGAGGACCAGCTCGGCCAGATGGCGGGCCTGCGCCAGATGTCCTCGCGGTCCTCGGCCGGCGCCTCGGTCATCACGCTGCAGTTCGACGAGACGATCAAGCTGGACGTTGCCGAACAGGAAGTGCAGGCGGCCATCAACGCGGCCAACAGCCTGTTGCCCTCGGACCTGCCGGCGCCGCCCGTCTACGCCAAGGTCAACCCGGCCGACGCGCCGGTGCTGACGCTGGCGGTGACCTCGCCTACCCTGCCCCTGACCACGCTGCAGACCATCGCCGATACCCGGTTGGGACAGAAGATATCCCAGTTGCCCGGCGTCGGCCTGGTCAGCCTGAGCGGCGGCAACAAGCCGGCCATCCGGGTGCGCGGCAATATCCGCGCCATGGCGGCCTACGGCATCAATCCCGACGACCTGCGCACCACGCTCGCCAACATCAACGTCAACGCGCCCAAGGGCACGCTGGACGGGCCGCGCCGTTCCTACACCATCGACGCCAACGACCAGATCCAGGACCCCGCCGACTACCTGGATACCGTCATCGCCTACCGCAACGGCCGGCCCGTGAAGCTGTCCGACGTGGCGGAAGTGGTAACGGGACCGGAGAACACGCAGTTGGGCGCCTGGTCCGGCGCCACGCCGGCCATCCTGCTCAACATCCAGCGCCAGCCCGGCGCCAACGTGATCTCGGTGGTCGACAGCATCAAGGCCAAGCTGCCGGCGTGGACGGCCGGCCTGCCCGCCAGCGTCCACGTCGACGTGCTCACCGACCGCACCACCATCCGCGCCTCGGTCAGCGACGTGCAGTTCGAACTGGCCCTGGCGGTGGGCCTGGTGGTGATGGTCATTTTCCTGTTCCTGCGCAACCTGCCGGCCACCTTCATCCCCAGCCTCTCGGTGCCGCTGTCGCTGGTGGGCACGTTCGCCGCCATGTACCTGTGGAGCTTCAGCCTGGACAACCTGTCCTTGATGGCGTTGACCATCGCCACCGGCTTCGTCGTCGACGACGCCATCGTGGTCATCGAGAACATCAGCCGCCACATCGAGGCGGGCAAGACGCCGTTGCAGGCGGCGCTGCAAGGGTCCCGCGAAATCGGCTTCACCATCATCTCGCTGACGGTCTCCCTGCTGGCGGTGCTGATCCCGCTGCTGTTCATGAGCGACGTCATCGGCCGCCTGTTCTATGAATTCGCGGTCACGCTGGCCGTCACCATCGTGCTGTCGGCCGTGGTCTCGCTGACCCTGGTGCCCATGCTCTGCGCGCAGTTGCTGCGTGCGCGCCCCGGCGTCGAGGCGCATGGGGCATCGGACCCGCTGGCGGGCGACGGCTGGTTCGCCCGCGTCACGCGCGGCTACGACCGCCTGCTTGCCGTGGCGCTGGACCACCAGCGCGTCACCCTGCTGGTCGCGCTGGGCACCATGGCGCTCACGGCCCTGCTCTACTTCGTCGTGCCCAAGGGCTTCTTCCCGGTCCAGGACACCGGCGTCATCCAGGGCATCACCGAGGCGTCGCAATCGATTTCCTATGCGGAGATGGCCAGGCGCCAGAACGCGCTGGCGGCCGCCGTGCTGAAGGATCCGGACGTCGCCAGCCTGTCCTCCTACATCGGCGTGGACGGCAGCAACACCACGCTGAACGTCGGCCGCATGCAGATCAACCTGCGCCCCCGCGGCGACCGCGACGCCACCGCCAGCGAGATCATCCGCCGCCTGCAACAGGAAACCGCCGACGTCGCCGGCATCGCCCTGCACATGCAGCCGGTGCAGGACCTCACGGTGGATACGCAGATCAGCGCCACGCAGTACCAGTTCATGGTGGACCACCCGTCGCTGGACACGTTGAGCCAGTGGACGCCCAGGCTGGTGGCCGAACTGCGCAAGCAGCCCGAACTGGCCGACGTCACCAGCGACCTGCAAGCCAGCGGCCAGGCCGCCACCGTCGAGGTCGACCGCGCCACCGCCGCGCGCTTCGGCATCACGCTGGCGACCATCGACAACGCGCTCTACGACAATTTCGGCCAGCGCATCATCAGCACCATCTTCACGCAATCCAACCAGATGCGCGTGATCATGGAGATCGATCCCAAGCTGAACCAGGGCCTGAAGACGCTGGACGCCATCTACCTGCCGTCGGCCACCGCCACCAACGGCCAGGTGCCGCTGAGCGCGATTGCGCACGTGACGGTCAGCCGCAAGCCCATCCAGATTTCGCACCTGGCGCAATTCCCGGCGACGACGATCTCCTTCAACCTGGCGCCGGGGGCCTCGCTGGGCGCCGGCGTGGACGCCGTCAAGCGCGCCGAGCAGGCCATCGGCCTGCCCCAGGGCTTCGAAACCCGCTTCCAGGGCGCCACCGAGGCCTTCCAGACCTCGCTGTCCAACGAGCTCTACCTGGTCCTGGCCGCCGTGCTGGTGATGTACGTGGTGCTGGGCGTGCTGTACGAAAGCTTCGTCCACCCGCTCACCATCCTCTCCACCCTGCCCTCGGCGGGGCTGGGCGCCCTGCTCGCCATGCTGTGCACCGGCGCCGACCTGGACATCATCGGCATCATCGGCATCGTGCTGCTGATCGGCATCGTGAAGAAGAACGCCATCATGATGATCGACTTCGCCCTGGCCGCGGAGCGCGAGGAAGGCCTGTCGCCGCGCGAGGCCATCCACCGCGCCTGCCTGCTGCGGCTGCGGCCCATCCTCATGACCACCATGGCGGCGCTGATCTCCGCCGTGCCGCTGGCCCTGGGCAGCGGCACCGGCTCGGAACTGCGGCAGCCGCTGGGCTACGCGATGATAGGCGGCCTGGCGGTGAGCCAGTTGCTGACGCTGTTCACCACGCCCGCCGTCTACCTGGCCATGGACAGCCTGGCGCTGCGCCTGCGCCGGCGCGGCTTCGCCTTGCGCGCGCCGCAAGAGGACGCGGGGAGCGCCCGGCCATGA
- a CDS encoding antibiotic biosynthesis monooxygenase family protein, whose translation MFTEIAQIEIKEGSNAAFEAGVAKAKPLFLRAKGCKGVTLHKSVEHPTRYRLYVLWETVENHMVDFRESEDFQGWRALVSSYFAQPPQVEHTVGVDLG comes from the coding sequence ATGTTTACGGAAATCGCTCAGATCGAAATCAAGGAAGGCAGCAATGCCGCGTTCGAAGCCGGCGTGGCGAAGGCCAAGCCGCTGTTCCTGCGCGCCAAGGGCTGCAAGGGCGTCACGCTGCACAAGTCGGTGGAGCATCCCACCCGCTATCGCCTGTACGTGCTGTGGGAAACGGTGGAAAACCACATGGTCGATTTCCGCGAATCGGAAGACTTCCAGGGCTGGCGCGCGCTGGTGAGCAGCTATTTCGCCCAGCCGCCCCAGGTGGAACACACGGTCGGCGTCGACCTGGGCTGA
- a CDS encoding response regulator transcription factor translates to MTHSSILIVEDDTEIREALAGFLVGKGYAVHQAGSVDEALACLARERVDLVLLDIMLPGEDGLALCRRLRNAGAERGPRIIMVTALTDPTDKVVGLELGADDYVAKPFDLRELLARIRAVLRRPGADEGAAASRSSSPAMAYRFAGFAFYPQHRYLRSRASVRIPLTGAETDLLLVFCQHPRRVLAREELLVLTRGDGAPVAVRSIDLLVSRLRRKLAGDDRLEDPIRTVRADGYALHYEVTVASAA, encoded by the coding sequence GTGACCCACAGCTCCATTCTCATCGTCGAAGACGACACCGAAATCCGCGAGGCGCTGGCCGGCTTTCTGGTCGGCAAGGGCTACGCCGTTCACCAGGCGGGCAGCGTCGACGAGGCCCTGGCGTGCCTGGCGCGTGAACGCGTGGACTTGGTGCTGCTGGACATCATGCTGCCCGGCGAGGACGGCCTGGCCTTGTGCCGCCGCCTGCGCAACGCGGGCGCTGAGCGGGGGCCGCGCATCATCATGGTCACGGCGCTGACCGATCCCACCGACAAGGTGGTGGGCCTGGAACTGGGCGCCGACGACTACGTCGCCAAGCCTTTCGACCTGCGCGAGCTGCTGGCCCGCATCCGCGCCGTGCTGCGGCGTCCGGGCGCGGACGAGGGGGCGGCGGCGAGCCGTTCGTCGTCGCCCGCCATGGCCTACCGGTTCGCGGGTTTCGCGTTCTATCCGCAGCATCGCTATCTGCGTTCGCGGGCCAGCGTGCGCATTCCCCTGACCGGCGCGGAAACCGATTTATTGCTGGTCTTCTGCCAGCATCCGCGCCGCGTGCTGGCGCGCGAGGAGCTGCTGGTCCTGACCCGGGGCGATGGCGCGCCGGTGGCGGTGCGCTCGATCGACCTGCTGGTCAGCCGCTTGCGCCGCAAGCTGGCGGGCGACGATCGGCTGGAGGACCCCATCCGAACGGTGCGCGCCGACGGCTACGCACTGCATTACGAAGTCACGGTCGCCTCAGCGGCGTAG
- a CDS encoding GNAT family N-acetyltransferase produces MDKASVDAAAEKTAARAHRASGDDAPARAARDAATAVDVAALTLRQATRDDVPALLALRRATMLPHLRSAGAPDDEASLLARVEYRLEDARLAYLGDELIGLFKAHEMKDAVDGADGEKDDAWMLVQVQIAPARQGQGWGAALIGRLLERAAAEGRSVVLHVLKTNPARRLYERLGFAVEGESGNGLEYVMRWRPGRAARRDAAAGT; encoded by the coding sequence ATGGACAAAGCTTCCGTGGATGCGGCCGCCGAAAAAACCGCGGCGCGGGCACATCGGGCAAGCGGCGATGACGCGCCGGCACGCGCCGCGCGGGACGCCGCCACCGCCGTGGACGTGGCGGCCTTGACGCTGCGCCAGGCGACGCGCGACGACGTGCCCGCGCTGCTGGCCTTGCGCCGGGCGACGATGCTGCCGCATTTGCGCAGCGCCGGCGCCCCGGACGACGAGGCCAGCCTGCTGGCGCGGGTGGAATATCGCCTGGAGGACGCGCGGTTGGCGTATCTCGGCGATGAGCTCATCGGCCTGTTCAAGGCCCATGAGATGAAGGACGCGGTGGACGGGGCGGACGGGGAGAAGGACGACGCGTGGATGCTGGTGCAGGTGCAGATCGCCCCGGCGCGGCAGGGCCAGGGCTGGGGCGCGGCGCTGATCGGCCGCCTGCTCGAACGTGCCGCGGCCGAGGGCCGTTCGGTGGTCCTGCATGTCCTCAAGACCAATCCGGCGCGGCGGCTCTACGAACGCCTGGGTTTCGCCGTCGAAGGCGAAAGCGGGAATGGATTGGAATACGTCATGCGCTGGCGGCCCGGTCGCGCGGCGCGTCGGGATGCCGCCGCCGGGACGTGA
- a CDS encoding MdtA/MuxA family multidrug efflux RND transporter periplasmic adaptor subunit encodes MKKTSELSRDPHAAASAPTRRRRRTAAIMALAIVLVAVGAFFLLRHHGGASAPPAGGHAHARGGFNPFGGPPGAESAQAVGVAAAAKGDIPITLSALGTVTSLATVTVKSQISGYLVALPLQEGQTVKKGDLLAQVDPRPYEVQLAQYQGQLEKDQALLDNARRDLKRYQQLGKQDSISRQTIDTAVATVRQYEGTVRTDQAQVDAQKLNLSYCRIVSLVDGRVGLRQVDVGNYVTASDTDGIVVVTQMDPISVVFTLPEDDLRKLNKRLATGAKLAVTAYDRAGREALAQGELATVDNQIDTSTGTVKLRAMFHNAAGELFPNQFVNVVLHLDTLSNAVVVPNEAVQNGAPGDYVYRVKDDDTVSLVKVTTGASADGRTAIVSGLQAGDRVVVDGADQLTDGAKVRIPGDKTAAAS; translated from the coding sequence ATGAAAAAAACTTCCGAACTGTCCCGCGATCCCCACGCCGCCGCCTCGGCGCCCACGCGCCGCCGTCGCAGGACGGCCGCGATCATGGCCCTGGCGATCGTCCTCGTCGCCGTGGGCGCGTTCTTCCTGCTGCGCCATCACGGCGGCGCCTCCGCTCCCCCCGCCGGCGGGCATGCGCACGCCCGCGGCGGCTTCAATCCCTTCGGCGGGCCGCCCGGCGCGGAGAGCGCGCAGGCAGTCGGCGTGGCCGCCGCCGCCAAGGGCGACATCCCCATCACCCTCAGCGCGCTGGGCACGGTGACCTCGCTCGCCACGGTCACGGTGAAGTCGCAGATCAGCGGCTATCTGGTGGCGCTGCCCTTGCAGGAAGGCCAGACGGTGAAGAAAGGCGACCTCCTGGCGCAGGTGGATCCGCGGCCCTACGAGGTGCAACTGGCGCAATACCAAGGCCAATTGGAAAAGGACCAGGCCCTGCTGGACAACGCGCGCCGCGACCTCAAGCGCTATCAGCAACTGGGCAAGCAGGACTCGATATCCCGGCAGACCATAGACACCGCCGTGGCCACGGTGCGCCAATACGAGGGCACGGTGCGCACCGACCAGGCCCAGGTCGACGCCCAGAAGCTGAACCTGAGCTATTGCCGCATCGTGTCGCTGGTGGACGGCCGCGTCGGCCTGCGCCAGGTCGACGTGGGCAACTACGTGACCGCCTCCGACACCGACGGCATCGTCGTCGTCACGCAGATGGATCCGATCTCGGTGGTGTTCACGCTGCCCGAGGACGACCTGCGCAAGCTCAACAAGCGCCTGGCCACCGGCGCGAAGCTGGCCGTCACCGCCTATGACCGCGCGGGCCGCGAGGCCCTGGCGCAAGGCGAGCTGGCCACGGTGGACAACCAGATCGACACCAGCACCGGCACCGTGAAGCTGCGCGCGATGTTCCACAATGCCGCGGGCGAGCTGTTCCCCAATCAATTCGTCAACGTCGTGCTGCACTTGGACACGCTGAGCAACGCGGTGGTCGTGCCCAACGAGGCGGTGCAGAACGGGGCGCCGGGCGACTACGTGTATCGCGTCAAGGACGACGACACGGTCAGCCTGGTCAAGGTGACCACCGGCGCCTCGGCGGACGGACGCACGGCCATCGTCTCGGGCCTGCAAGCGGGGGACCGCGTGGTGGTCGACGGCGCGGACCAGTTGACCGACGGCGCGAAGGTGCGCATCCCCGGCGACAAGACGGCCGCCGCATCATGA
- a CDS encoding META and DUF4377 domain-containing protein: MPTPYFRARGLGLLGAILLAGLALAGCASQSAWRNSAGSPAFQPANGNDFLAQTSWTLVRWTHPGGAPRAVPSNDPRNRPITITFTREGAEPRVTGFAGCNTFTASYTVAGGQNLILTSDPAATRMACAPADRAQVEHDFLAGLIRIAATSVDDYGNPRRLSLSLANGDILDFSRRIDPVMGGSAGTPKLVYVNSQRVPCDAGVLRTTCYQVRDSDNQPWQFWYGDIAGFQYQPGSLYRLRVIETPVLNPMPDMPAVQWTLDRVVEQRVVGH; the protein is encoded by the coding sequence ATGCCTACCCCCTACTTCCGCGCGCGCGGCCTCGGCCTGCTCGGCGCCATCCTGCTTGCCGGCCTGGCCCTGGCCGGCTGCGCCAGCCAGTCCGCCTGGCGCAACAGCGCCGGCTCGCCCGCTTTCCAGCCCGCCAACGGCAATGATTTCCTGGCCCAGACCAGTTGGACCCTGGTGCGCTGGACGCATCCGGGCGGCGCGCCGCGGGCGGTGCCGAGCAACGATCCGCGCAACCGGCCCATCACCATCACCTTCACGCGCGAAGGCGCCGAGCCGCGCGTGACGGGGTTTGCCGGCTGCAATACCTTCACCGCCAGCTACACGGTGGCGGGCGGCCAGAACCTGATCCTGACCTCGGATCCGGCGGCCACGCGCATGGCCTGCGCGCCGGCCGACCGCGCCCAGGTCGAGCATGATTTCCTGGCTGGCCTGATCCGGATCGCCGCGACTTCGGTGGACGACTACGGCAATCCGCGCCGCCTGAGCCTGTCGCTGGCCAACGGCGACATCCTCGATTTTTCGCGCCGCATCGATCCCGTCATGGGCGGCAGCGCCGGCACGCCCAAGCTGGTCTACGTCAATTCCCAGCGCGTGCCTTGCGACGCCGGCGTGCTGCGCACCACCTGCTACCAGGTCCGCGACAGCGACAACCAGCCGTGGCAGTTCTGGTACGGCGACATCGCCGGCTTCCAGTACCAGCCCGGCAGCCTCTATCGCCTGCGCGTCATCGAGACGCCGGTATTGAATCCCATGCCGGACATGCCGGCGGTGCAATGGACGCTGGACCGCGTGGTCGAGCAGCGCGTGGTCGGACATTGA